In the Pseudonocardia sediminis genome, CGGTCACCGGTGATCGTCTCGGTGCCCGAGCCGTCGGTGGCCTCGATCTCCAGCTCGCGCTCGCCGGTGAACGTGGCGTGCCCGAGGTAGACGGTGATGTTCGGGCTGCGGTTGACCCGGTAGTCCTTGCCGCCGGAGGAGATCGGGTCGATCCGGCCGAACACACGGTCGCGGATGTCGGTCCAGCGGACCTTGTCGATGCTCGCATCGACGCCGTAGCGGCCCGCCTCGCGGACGAGCTGTGCCACGTCGGAGGCGTAGACGTACATCTTGGTGGGGATGCAGCCGACGTTCAGGCACGTCCCGCCGAAGATGCCGTGCTCGACGAGCGCGACGTCGAGGTCGGCGAAGCGTTCGTCGAGGAACGTGTTGCCGGAGCCGGTACCGATGACGACGAGATCGTGGTGGCGCACCCGCGCGAGGCTAGCCGCTCGTTTCCGTACGGGCACATCGTCTGGTACCAACCCCGGGTGACTGTGGACACGAGGACCGCGACCCTGCGCCGGAGCTGGGCACTCGACCTGGACGTGCCGGCGTTCTACGCGCTGTTGCGACTGCGGGTCGACGTGTTCGTCGTCGAGCAGAACTGCCCCTACCCCGAGCTCGACGGGCGCGACCTCGAGCCGCGCACCCGCCACTACTGGCTGGCGGGCACCCCCACCGAGGAGGACCCGGCGCCGGTGCTGGGCACGTTGCGCCTGCTCAAGGAGCCCGACGGCGGGTACCGGATCGGGCGGGTCTGCACCCGCGCCGACGCCCGGGGCCGCGGCCTCGGGGCGCAGCTGATGAGCGCCGCGCTGGCCGAGGTCGGCTCCGGGACCTGCGTGCTCGACGCGCAGGAGCACCAGGTGCCGTTCTACGAGCGCTTCGGCTTCACCGCGACGGGGCCGTCCTTCCTCGAGGACGGCATCCCGCACGTACCGATGGTCCGCAGCCGGTAGGGGCCGTCAGCCCGCCGCGCGCTTGCGGACGTCCGGCGGGAACGCCCCGGCCTCGACGCAGCGCGCCGACCAGGCCGCCAGGCGTTCGGTGACGGGGCCCAGATCGTCGCCGAGGGCCTCCAACAAACCGGTCTGGGTGTCGTCGGACCGGGCCTCGACGTCGTCGCGGAAGCGCCGGCCGGCCGCGGTCAGGGCGGTGTCGGCGCCGGAGCCGGTGATCAGTCCGTCGTCGGTGAGACGGCGGACGGCGGCGTCGGAGGCCTCCTGGGGCCAGGCGCGGGTGCCGGAGTACTCGCCGAGCGGGTAGCCGACCCACAGCTCGGACAGGATGCCCATCCGCACCGGGTCCAGCCCGGCCGCGACCGACGCCGCGATGTGCCCGTCGCCGCGGTGCTCGCGCACCAGGTCGGCGGCGCGCCAGAGGCGGCCGAACGGGTCGGACAGGCGCGGGCGGGAGCGCAGGGCGGCGAACAGCGGGCGGCCGGTCCCGTCGACGGCGTCCACGGCGCGTTCCAGGACCGCGGCCGTCTCGGCGACGTCGGTCTCGTCGCCGTGCAGCGCCTCGCGCAGGCCGGCGGCCGTCTCGGTGTCGCGGAGCTCCTGGAGCTCGTCGAGGGGGAGGAGCTTGCGCCCCGCGTCCCAGGCCCCGGCGAGGAAGCCGGGCTCGAAGACGGCGAACGTCGACGCGACGAGCGCTCCCGGGACGTCGCCGAGCGCGGCCCCGCGGCCGGTGACGTAGGCGGTGAAGAAGTCGTGTCCGTGCGCGGCCAGGGCGTTGCCGACCCGCGTCGACCAGACGGCGTGCATCGCGACCGGCTCCAGGGCGTCGCGCAACGCGCGGGCGGCCCCGGCCGCGGCGACCGGCTCGGGGACCGTCACCCCCTCCGGGGTCTCGGTGAAGAACGCCGCCACGGCTTCCTGATGATCCATCCCGGTACTCCTCCTCGGCGTCGTCGTCGACGCTCCGCACTACCCGACCGGGGGACAACGCTAGCGCGGGTCGGCGGACGCCGTGGCGATCATGCGGGATACTCCCCCCGCACCGACGGACACCCGCGTCGGACGACACCGAGGGGCGCGAGGGCGATGAAGGACAAGCGACGGGACTCCGGAGCGGACGATCTCCCGGCCTACGGCCGCGTGGGGCCGGCCGACCCGACGGCGGACCCGGCCACCATGCCGGCGATGCGCGTCCCGGGCTCCGAGCAGGCCACGGTGGCGGTCCCGACCGGGCACGCCGGACCGGCCGAGGAGGACCAGCCCGTCGGGGACGACACCCCGACGGTCGGACGTCCGGTCCCGCCGTCGACCACGCGCACCCGGATCAGCGGGCTCTGGGCCGGGCTGATCCTCTCGGCGATCGTCGGGATCTTCCTGCTGGTGTTCATCCTGCAGAACACCGACCCGGTGCGGATCACGTTCCTGTGGCTCGACGGCTCGTTGCCCACCGGGGTGGCGCTGCTGTTCGCCGCGATCGCGGGGATCCTGCTGGTCGCCATCCCGGGCACCGCCCGGATCCTGCAGCTGCGCCGCGTCGCCAAGCGCGGAGGCTGAACCGGTCCGACCGGAACGGGCCGATCGGGTCCCGAGGGGTCCCCTCGCGCACGGTGGCGTGGTGAGGGGACCGCTCGGGGCGTCCACCCGCGTCAGGGGTGGGTGCGCCCGAACCGGTCAGCGGTTCCGGCCGCGTCCGGGCTGCGAGGTACCGCCGCCGGCCGAGGAGAACCGCACGATCGAGCCGCTCGAGTCGCGCCCGCCGCCCGAGGCCGACGCCGATCGCGCACCACCGGAGGAACGCGATGCGCCGCCGCCCGAGCGGCCACCGCCCGCGGGGCGCCCGCCGGAGCGGGTGCCACCGGCGGTGTCGCCGCCACGAGCGCCGCCGGAGCGTCCACGCCCGCCACCGCCGGAGCGGCGACCGGCCTTCGGAGCAGGCTGCGGGGGCTTCGGCGGCTCGGCCACCGGGACACCGGAGGGCATCCGCGCCCCGGTCACCTCGGCCAGCGCCGGCGAACCGGGCCCGACGGAGGTGACGGTGGCGCTGACCCCGGCCTGGCGGGTGAGGTCGTCGACCTCGCGACGCTGGTCCGGGGTCACCACGGTGACCACGACGCCGTCCTCACCGGCGCGGGCGGTGCGCCCGGCGCGGTGCAGGTAGGCCTTCGGGTCGGCCGGCGGGTCCACGTGCACGACCAGGCCGACGTCGTCGATGTGGATGCCGCGCGCGGCCACGTCGGTGGCCACCAGCACCGGCACCTCGCCGGTGCGGAAGC is a window encoding:
- a CDS encoding GNAT family N-acetyltransferase, encoding MTVDTRTATLRRSWALDLDVPAFYALLRLRVDVFVVEQNCPYPELDGRDLEPRTRHYWLAGTPTEEDPAPVLGTLRLLKEPDGGYRIGRVCTRADARGRGLGAQLMSAALAEVGSGTCVLDAQEHQVPFYERFGFTATGPSFLEDGIPHVPMVRSR
- a CDS encoding SCO6745 family protein — its product is MDHQEAVAAFFTETPEGVTVPEPVAAAGAARALRDALEPVAMHAVWSTRVGNALAAHGHDFFTAYVTGRGAALGDVPGALVASTFAVFEPGFLAGAWDAGRKLLPLDELQELRDTETAAGLREALHGDETDVAETAAVLERAVDAVDGTGRPLFAALRSRPRLSDPFGRLWRAADLVREHRGDGHIAASVAAGLDPVRMGILSELWVGYPLGEYSGTRAWPQEASDAAVRRLTDDGLITGSGADTALTAAGRRFRDDVEARSDDTQTGLLEALGDDLGPVTERLAAWSARCVEAGAFPPDVRKRAAG
- a CDS encoding LapA family protein, translating into MKDKRRDSGADDLPAYGRVGPADPTADPATMPAMRVPGSEQATVAVPTGHAGPAEEDQPVGDDTPTVGRPVPPSTTRTRISGLWAGLILSAIVGIFLLVFILQNTDPVRITFLWLDGSLPTGVALLFAAIAGILLVAIPGTARILQLRRVAKRGG